A single Orcinus orca chromosome 2, mOrcOrc1.1, whole genome shotgun sequence DNA region contains:
- the CEBPE gene encoding CCAAT/enhancer-binding protein epsilon, producing the protein MSHGTYYECEPRAGQQPLEFSGARVGPGELGDMCEHEASIDLSAYIESGEEQLLSDLFAVKPAPEARGLKGPGTPAFPHYLPPDPRPFAYPPHTFGPDRKALGPGIYSTPGSYDPRAVAVKEEPRGPEGSRGASRSGYNPLQYQVAHCGQTAMHLPPALAAPSQPLRVLKAPLAAAAPPCSPLLKAPSPAGASHKGKKAVNKDSLEYRLRRERNNIAVRKSRDKAKRRILETQQKVLEYMAENERLRSRVEQLTQELDTLRNLFRQIPEAANLIKGVGGCS; encoded by the exons ATGTCCCACGGGACCTACTACGAGTGCGAGCCCCGGGCTGGCCAGCAGCCACTTGAGTTCTCAGGGGCCCGAGTGGGGCCTGGGGAGCTGGGGGACATGTGTGAGCATGAGGCGTCCATCGATCTGTCTGCCTACATCGAGTCTGGGGAGGAACAGCTCCTCTCTGACCTCTTTGCTGTGAAGCCGGCACCTGAGGCCCGAGGCCTTAAGGGCCCTGGAACCCCTGCCTTCCCCCACTACCTGCCGCCTGACCCGCGGCCCTTTGCCTACCCTCCACATACCTTCGGCCCCGACAGGAAGGCCTTGGGGCCTGGCATCTACAGCACCCCAGGGAGCTACGACCCCAGGGCTGTGGCTGTGAAGGAAGAGCCTCGGGGGCCCGAGGGCAGCCGGGGGGCCAGCCGCAGCGGCTACAACCCTCTGCAGTACCAAGTGGCGCACTGTGGGCAGACGGCCATGCACCTGCCCCCGGCCCTGGCAGCACCCAGCCAGCCCTTGCGCGTCCTCAAG GCCCCTTTGGCGGCTGCCGCGCCCCCCTGCAGCCCCCTCCTCAAGGCACCCTCACCGGCCGGCGCCTCGCACAAGGGCAAGAAGGCCGTGAACAAAGACAGCCTGGAGTACCGGCTGCGGCGGGAACGGAACAACATCGCGGTGCGCAAGAGCCGGGACAAGGCCAAGAGGCGCATTCTGGAGACGCAGCAGAAGGTGCTAGAGTACATGGCCGAGAATGAGCGTCTGCGCAGCCGCGTGGAGCAGCTGACCCAGGAGCTGGACACCCTTCGCAACCTCTTCCGCCAGATCCCTGAGGCCGCCAACCTCATCAAGGGTGTCGGGGGCTGCAGCTGA